Proteins from a single region of Paramormyrops kingsleyae isolate MSU_618 chromosome 9, PKINGS_0.4, whole genome shotgun sequence:
- the pou3f2b gene encoding POU domain, class 3, transcription factor 2 encodes MCSGLHPLGEGPTGSLWLKVTVKCAAPLMRAISLSPRLMATTASNHYNILTSSASIAHSEPGSMQQATTYRDGQSLLQSEYALQANSHPLSHAHQWIAALSHGEGAPWSSGTISDPDVKPAVQSARDELHSSSSLQHQPRHPHLVHQQHGNHLNTRGWRTTTSSHTQSMATNNSQSLIYAQSGFPINDLVTGSRQPMHRHTLRDTEEDHHSPLISDQGHPAPQHQHDHSDEDTPTSDDLEQFAKQFKQRRIKLGFTQADVGLALGTLYGNVFSQTTICRFEALQLSFKNMCKLKPLLNKWLEEADSSSGSPTSLDKIAAQGRKRKKRTSIEVSVKGALESHFLKCPKPAASEITALADSLQLEKEVVRVWFCNRRQKEKRMTPPGGPVPGGEDVYGDTPPHHVVQT; translated from the coding sequence ATGTGTTCGGGTCTGCATCCACTTGGCGAGGGTCCTACAGGCAGCCTGTGGCTGAAAGTAACTGTCAAATGCGCGGCTCCTTTAATGAGAGCGATCAGTCTGAGTCCGAGACTCATGGCGACTACAGCGTCTAATCATTACAATATACTCACCTCCAGCGCGTCTATCGCGCATTCCGAGCCGGGGAGCATGCAGCAAGCGACGACGTACAGAGATGGACAGAGCCTGCTGCAAAGTGAATACGCACTGCAGGCTAATAGTCACCCGCTTAGCCATGCACATCAGTGGATAGCCGCACTGTCACACGGTGAAGGAGCCCCATGGTCCTCCGGCACCATCAGCGATCCAGACGTCAAGCCCGCCGTGCAGAGCGCCAGGGACGAATTGCACAGTTCCAGCAGCTTGCAGCACCAACCGCGGCACCCTCATCTGGTACACCAGCAGCACGGAAACCATCTAAACACAAGAGGATGGAGAACGACCACATCCTCTCACACGCAGAGCATGGCTACTAATAATAGCCAGAGTCTGATATACGCTCAGTCCGGATTCCCCATCAACGACTTGGTTACCGGCAGCAGACAGCCAATGCACCGGCACACCCTGAGAGACACCGAGGAGGACCACCACAGCCCGCTCATCAGTGACCAGGGCCACCCGGCGCCGCAACACCAGCACGACCACTCAGATGAAGACACACCAACCTCCGACGATTTGGAGCAGTTTGCCAAGCAGTTCAAGCAGCGCAGAATCAAACTGGGCTTCACGCAGGCGGACGTCGGCCTGGCTTTGGGAACCCTTTATGGAAACGTGTTTTCACAGACTACGATCTGCAGGTTCGAGGCCTTGCAGCTCAGTTTTAAGAACATGTGTAAGCTCAAACCTTTGCTAAACAAGTGGTTGGAGGAGGCAGATTCCTCCTCTGGGAGTCCCACCAGCTTGGACAAGATTGCGGCGCaggggaggaagaggaaaaaACGAACTTCCATCGAGGTAAGCGTAAAAGGAGCATTGGAGAGTCATTTCTTAAAGTGTCCAAAGCCCGCAGCATCAGAAATAACCGCACTGGCGGACAGTCTTCAGCTAGAAAAAGAAGTGGTGAGAGTTTGGTTTTGTAACCGAAGACAGAAAGAGAAACGTATGACGCCTCCCGGAGGACCGGTACCGGGAGGAGAGGACGTATATGGGGACACGCCGCCTCACCACGTGGTCCAGACATAA